The following are encoded in a window of Catharus ustulatus isolate bCatUst1 chromosome 12, bCatUst1.pri.v2, whole genome shotgun sequence genomic DNA:
- the ANKDD1A gene encoding ankyrin repeat and death domain-containing protein 1A isoform X1, with product MGDDLASEGDTLLQSEKEFHGAAKRNDTARMEELISRGVDIKAKNNAERTALHWAAGAGSLDAVRLLLDHSVPLDDEDSFGMNALLLSAWFGHLRVLQILVNAGAKITHVNRNGRNLLHCAAQRGHIQVMEFIMEDLEDVCVDETDKMDRTAFHLAAEYGQLEVVEFLIRLGCSHSAKDKEENTALHLAAKNGHLSVLEKIIDVGVDLDEKNSEGLTALHLAAEGGHSLCVKLLVEAGADVNAQTQKKMNCLHYAALHGYEEIARILMDAGIHINALNHQSASATHIAVLQNFPAMVKLFISAECDLDIPDNRQQTSLHIAAEHGRQDIAEMILIAGVNLKLTDKQGKTSLDVAARGNHIILVDMIIKADRFYKWEKDNLNSDSGSWVAKHLTFKQDHRLETQHIRSVMWRLATKYLKPGEWKKLAHYWKFTDDHIRAIEQQWTGTKSYREHGHRMLLIWLHGVITAGENPIKGLYEGLVGIGRRDLAESIRKKANADSTSPRKCTAM from the exons ATGGGGGACGACTTGGCATCAGAAGGCGACACCC tgctTCAGTCAGAGAAGGAGTTCCATGGTGCAGCAAAGCGAAATGATACGGCCAGGATGGAGGAACTCATCAGCAGAGGAGTTGACATCAAAGCCAAAAACAAT GCAGAGCGGACTGCCCTgcactgggctgcaggagcagggagcctggatgctgtgcggctgctgctggatcACAGTGTCCCTCTGGATGATGAAGACAGT tttggaATGAATGCTCTTCTCCTGTCTGCCTGGTTTGGCCACCTCCGTGTCCTGCAGATCCTTGTCAATGCTGGGGCCAAGATTACCCATGTCAATAGG AATGGCAGGAACCTGCTTCACTGTGCAGCTCAGAGGGGACACATCCAGGTCATGGAGTTCATCATGGAGGACTTGGAGGACGTGTGTGTGGATGAGACAGACAAG ATGGACAGGACAGCGTTTCACCTGGCTGCAGAGTACGGGCAGCTGGAGGTGGTGGAGTTCCTCATTCGACTGGGTTGTTCTCACAGTGCCAAAGACAAG gaagaaaatacagcatTGCATTTAGCTGCTAAAAATGGACACCTCTCTGTGCTGGAGAAGATTATAGATGTTGGAGTGGACCTTGATGAAAAAAACTCA GAAGGACTCACGGCTCTGCACCTGGCTGCTGAGGGGGGACACAGCCTCTGTGTGAAGCTGCTCGTGGAGGCAGGTGCTGATGTCAATGCCCAAACCCAG AAAAAGATGAACTGCCTTCATTACGCAGCACTGCATGGCTATGAGGAGATAGCCAGGATCCTCATGGATGCAGGAATCCACATCAATGCTCTCAATCAT CAAAGTGCATCAGCAACACACATTGCAGTCCTGCAGAACTTCCCAGCCATGGTGAAGCTCTTCATCAGTGCAGAGTGTGACCTTGACATTCCAGATAAT aggcagcagaccTCACTCCACATCGCTGCAGAGCATGGCAGGCAGGACATTGCTGAGATGATTCTCATTGCAGGAGTAAATCTGAAGCTGACAGACAAG CAAGGGAAAACGTCTCTGGATGTTGCTGCCCGAGGCAATCACATAATATTGGTGGACATGATTATCAAAGCTGATCGATTTTACAAATGGGAGAAG GACAACCTGAACAGCGACTCTGGCTCATGGGTGGCAAAGCACTTGACCTTTAAGCAGGATCACAGGCTGGAAACACAGCACATTCGCTCAGTCATGTGGAGATTAGCCACTAAGTACCTCAAACCCGGGGAATGGAAGAAGCTGGCACATTACTGGAAATTCACAGATGACCATATTAGGGCCATTGAGCAACAATGGACAG GCACTAAAAGCTACAGGGAACACGGCCACAGAATGTTGCTCATCTGGCTCCATGGTGTGATCACTGCAGGAGAAAATCCAATCAAGGGACTGTATGAAGGCCTGGTGGGGATTGGGAGAAGAGATTTAGCAG AAAGTATCCGGAAAAAAGCAAACGCAGACTCCACCTCTCCACGGAAGTGCACAGCAATGTAA
- the SPG21 gene encoding maspardin, which produces MGEIKVSPDYNWFRSTVPLKKIIVDDDDSKVWSLYDAGPRSIRCPLIFLPPVSGTADVFFQQILALTGWGYRVIALQYPVYWDHLEFCDGFRKLLDHLQLDKVHLFGASLGGFLAQKFAEYTHKSPRVQSLILCNAFSDTSIFNQTWTANSFWLMPAFMLKKIVLGNFASGPLDPEMADGIDFMVDRLESLGQSELASRLTLNCQNSYVEPHKIRDIPVTIMDVFDQSALSTEAKEEMYKLYPNARRAHLKTGGNFPYLCRSAEVNLYIQIHLLQFHGTRYAAIDPSMVSAEELEVQKINLHTSTEQEEQ; this is translated from the exons ATGGGAGAGATTAAAGTCTCTCCTGACTACAACTGGTTCAGAAGCACAGTTCCTCTTAAAAAG ATAATTGTAGACGATGACGACAGTAAAGTCTGGTCCCTGTATGATGCAGGACCGAGGAGCATTCGCTGCCCACTCATATTTCTCCCTCCTGTGAGTGGAACTGCAGATGTGTTTTTCCAGCAAATTCTGGCACTGACTGGATGGGGCTACAGAGTTATTGCT TTGCAATATCCGGTGTACTGGGATCACCTCGAGTTCTGTGATGGATTCAGGAAACTCTTAGACCATCTTCAGCTGGATAAA GTTCACCTTTTTGGAGCTTCTCTGGGAGGCTTTCTGGCTCAAAAGTTTGCTGAATACACACACAAATCTCCCAGAGTCCAATCTCTGATCTTGTGTAATGCCTTTAGTGACACTTCTATTTTCAATCAGACGTGGACAGCCAACAG cTTTTGGCTGATGCCTGCttttatgctgaaaaaaattgtcCTTGGGAATTTTGCATCTGGTCCTCTAGATCCTGAAATGGCTGATGGAATTGATTTCATGGTGGACAGG TTGGAGAGCCTGGGCCAGAGTGAGCTGGCCTCAAGACTCACCCTCAACTGCCAGAACTCCTATGTAGAACCTCACAAAATCCGAGACATCCCCGTAACCATTATGGAT GTGTTCGACCAAAGCGCACTTTCAACGgaagcaaaagaagaaatgtatAAACTTTACCCTAACGCCAGAAGAGCTCACCTCAAAACAGGAGGCAACTTCCCCTACCTCTGCAGGAGTGCTGAGGTCAACCTGTACATTCAA ATCCATTTGCTGCAGTTCCACGGTACCCGGTACGCAGCCATCGATCCCTCCATGGTCAGTGCAGAAGAGCTGGAAGTCCAAAAGATCAACCTTCACACCAGCACTGAGCAAGAAGAGCAGTAA
- the ANKDD1A gene encoding ankyrin repeat and death domain-containing protein 1A isoform X2, which produces MNALLLSAWFGHLRVLQILVNAGAKITHVNRNGRNLLHCAAQRGHIQVMEFIMEDLEDVCVDETDKMDRTAFHLAAEYGQLEVVEFLIRLGCSHSAKDKEENTALHLAAKNGHLSVLEKIIDVGVDLDEKNSEGLTALHLAAEGGHSLCVKLLVEAGADVNAQTQKKMNCLHYAALHGYEEIARILMDAGIHINALNHQSASATHIAVLQNFPAMVKLFISAECDLDIPDNRQQTSLHIAAEHGRQDIAEMILIAGVNLKLTDKQGKTSLDVAARGNHIILVDMIIKADRFYKWEKDNLNSDSGSWVAKHLTFKQDHRLETQHIRSVMWRLATKYLKPGEWKKLAHYWKFTDDHIRAIEQQWTGTKSYREHGHRMLLIWLHGVITAGENPIKGLYEGLVGIGRRDLAESIRKKANADSTSPRKCTAM; this is translated from the exons ATGAATGCTCTTCTCCTGTCTGCCTGGTTTGGCCACCTCCGTGTCCTGCAGATCCTTGTCAATGCTGGGGCCAAGATTACCCATGTCAATAGG AATGGCAGGAACCTGCTTCACTGTGCAGCTCAGAGGGGACACATCCAGGTCATGGAGTTCATCATGGAGGACTTGGAGGACGTGTGTGTGGATGAGACAGACAAG ATGGACAGGACAGCGTTTCACCTGGCTGCAGAGTACGGGCAGCTGGAGGTGGTGGAGTTCCTCATTCGACTGGGTTGTTCTCACAGTGCCAAAGACAAG gaagaaaatacagcatTGCATTTAGCTGCTAAAAATGGACACCTCTCTGTGCTGGAGAAGATTATAGATGTTGGAGTGGACCTTGATGAAAAAAACTCA GAAGGACTCACGGCTCTGCACCTGGCTGCTGAGGGGGGACACAGCCTCTGTGTGAAGCTGCTCGTGGAGGCAGGTGCTGATGTCAATGCCCAAACCCAG AAAAAGATGAACTGCCTTCATTACGCAGCACTGCATGGCTATGAGGAGATAGCCAGGATCCTCATGGATGCAGGAATCCACATCAATGCTCTCAATCAT CAAAGTGCATCAGCAACACACATTGCAGTCCTGCAGAACTTCCCAGCCATGGTGAAGCTCTTCATCAGTGCAGAGTGTGACCTTGACATTCCAGATAAT aggcagcagaccTCACTCCACATCGCTGCAGAGCATGGCAGGCAGGACATTGCTGAGATGATTCTCATTGCAGGAGTAAATCTGAAGCTGACAGACAAG CAAGGGAAAACGTCTCTGGATGTTGCTGCCCGAGGCAATCACATAATATTGGTGGACATGATTATCAAAGCTGATCGATTTTACAAATGGGAGAAG GACAACCTGAACAGCGACTCTGGCTCATGGGTGGCAAAGCACTTGACCTTTAAGCAGGATCACAGGCTGGAAACACAGCACATTCGCTCAGTCATGTGGAGATTAGCCACTAAGTACCTCAAACCCGGGGAATGGAAGAAGCTGGCACATTACTGGAAATTCACAGATGACCATATTAGGGCCATTGAGCAACAATGGACAG GCACTAAAAGCTACAGGGAACACGGCCACAGAATGTTGCTCATCTGGCTCCATGGTGTGATCACTGCAGGAGAAAATCCAATCAAGGGACTGTATGAAGGCCTGGTGGGGATTGGGAGAAGAGATTTAGCAG AAAGTATCCGGAAAAAAGCAAACGCAGACTCCACCTCTCCACGGAAGTGCACAGCAATGTAA